The nucleotide sequence GCCTGGCTGGAGATGCGCGTCGAGCCGGACGGGGACGGCCGCAGCCGGTACGTCCAGCGCGCCGTCTTCCTCCCCCACGGCCTCCCCGGCCACCTCTACTGGGCCTCCGTCGCCCCGTTCCACGCCGTCGTCTTCGGCGGCATGGCCCGCAACATCGCGCGCGGCGCCGAGCGGCCCGGCCCCCGCTGACCGGGGTCAGTCCCCGGTGCGGGGGCTGGTGCGCTGGAAGGCCACGGTCTGGCTCGGCGGGACGAAGTCCAGGACGGGCTGGTCCCGCAGGGCCCAGGCGAGCAGGCGGCCCACGGCCTCGATCTGGCGGACCTGCACGCCGCCGCCCACGGCGTCGCCGGGGTTGTCCGGGTTCGCAGCGATGGTCGCGACGGAGAGCTGCGGCGTGAAGGCGACCACGGTCTCCGTCGCGTTCCGCTCGGAGCTGCCGGTCTTGCCGGCCAGCGGGCGGTGCAGCCCGGGGGCCAGCTGCTCGGCGGTGCCGCCGTCGCAGGCGCGGTACATCGACTGGTCGCCGACCGGGCAGCGGGCCGCGTCCGCCGCCGCCCGGGCCACCTCGGTGTCGAGCACCTGGCGGCAGTCCGGGTTGCCGGCGGCCACCTTCCGGCCGGTGGGGTCGGTGATCGAGGTGACCGGGGTGGGCCGGCACCAGGTCCCCTCGGCGGCCACCGTGGCGTACGCGTTGGCCAGGTCGAGCGGCGTGGTGGACGAGACGCCCAGGGTGAACGGCCCCCAGTTCTTCGCGCCGTCCCGGGCCAGTGCGGCGTCCTCGGGCGAGCGGAACACGATGCCCAGCCGCTCGGCCATCTCGACCACCCGGTCCGCGCCGACCTGCTCGGTCAGCCAGGCGAAGTAGGTGTTCACGGACCGGCCGAAGGCGTCCCACATGGTGCGGTCCCCGTCCATCCAGATCGGGTTGGCGTTCTCCGGGCACCAGTGGCCGCCGCAGCTCGCCGGGCCGCCGTCGATCGGGTACTTCGTGACGAAGACGCTCGGCGCATCGAACTCCGTCTTCAGGGGCAGCCCGGCCTCCAGCGCGGCCAGCACGGCGAAGAGCTTGAAGGTGGAGCCGGCCTGGTAGCCCTCGATGCTCCCGCCGCCGGCGACCAGCTGGTTGACCGTGTTCGGGTAGTTCCGCCCGGCGGCCGCGTTCGGCGCCACGCTGTAGGTGCGGTTCACCGCCATGGCCAGCACCCGGCCGGTGCCCGGCTGCACCACGGCGGTCGGCGCGGCCCGCTCGTTGCTGTTCGGATAGATCCGCAGCACCTGCTCGGTGGCCTTGGCCTGCACGTCCGCGTCGAGGGAGGAGACGATCGACCAGCCGCCCCGGCGGAGCGTGCGCTGCCGCTCGTCCGCCGTCTTGCCGAAGGCGGGCTGGGCGTTCCACCACTGGGTGAACCAGTCGCAGAAGAAACCCCAGTCGTTGTGCCCGGCGGGCACCGCGGTGCAGTCGTTCGGGGTGGCGCTGGGCTTGAGGTTGAGCGACTCGCCCTTGGCCCGCGCGGCGTCCGCCTCGGCCACCTGTCCGGTCTCCACCATCCGGTCCAGCACGTACGCCCGGCGGCCCAGGGCCGAGTCGGCGTCGCCGTTGATCGGGTCGTCGGTGTCCGGTGACCGGACCAGCCCGGCGAGCAGCGCCGACTGCGCCAGCGTGAGCTTGTCCGGGGTGGTGGAGAAGTAGCGCTTGCTGGCCGCCGCGATGCCGTAGGCGCCGGCGCCGAAGTAGGCGATGTTCAGGTAGCGCCCGAGGATCTCGTCCTTGCCGATCCGGCGCTCCAGGGTCAGGGCGTACCGCATCTCGCGGATCTTCCGGCCGAGGGTGATCTCGGTGGCCCGGGCCCGCTGCTCCTCGGTGAGCCGGGGGTCCCCGGCCAGCGCGTTGCGCACGTACTGCATGGTCAGCGTGGAGGCGCCCTGCCGGGTGCCCTCCCGGCGGTTGGCCGTGAAGGCCCGCGCCACGCCCCGCACGTCGACGCCGTGGTGCTGGTAGAACCGGACGTCCTCGGCGGCCACGATGGCCTGCCGCATCACCGGCGCCACCTCGTCGACCGGCACGTCCACCCGGTCCTCCACGTAGAAGGAGGTGATCAGGGTGCGGCCGTCGCTGGCGTAGAGGTTGGAGCGCTGGGCCGGCTGCGGCGTCTTCAGCGACTCCGGCAGCGCGGCGTAGGGCATCAGGTTCTTGAAGCCGAGCCCGAAGACCAGGGCCACCGGAAGCGCGGCGGCGCCCAGGGCCAGTCCGGCGAGCACGCCGGCGAGCAGGACGGTGAACAGCTTGTTCAGATGGGCCCGGTTCATCAGCTCTCCCCGCAGGAGCCGGCCGTACGGACCCGTTCAGAATGACCGGAATCGGCGGTTTCGCCGCAATCTTCGGCGAAACGCGCAGGAAGTTCGCGAGAAAGGATGAACCTCAGGGAAGCAGCGCGGCGGCCAGCGGCTGGACGGTCTCCTCGATCTCGTCGGCCACCCGGCTGAAGCACTGGTCACCGCGACCCCACGGGTCGTCGAGGTCGTCGGTGGGCAGCGCGCTGCTGCCCTGTCGCGCCGCGTCCGCGGCCTCGACCAGCGCGACGCCCCGGGCGTACACCGAGTCGGGGGTGGCCTCCACCGGGGGCAGCCCGGCCCGGTCGAGCGCGCCCAGCAGCCGGCCGAACTCGCCCAGCACGAAGGTGCGCCCGGCGGCGTCCGGGCGCAGCGCCACCACGTACTCGTGCTGGTCGGCGGTGGCCGTGAGGACGAGGTCGGCGGCGTCGATGAGGTCGGAGCGGAGCCGGCGGGCGGCGAACCCGTCCACCGCGCCACCCCGCGAGATCACCTGGCGGGCCGCCGGCGGGTTCATCTCCTCGCCGGCGTGCCAGCCGCCGGTGCCGGCGCTGTGGCTGTGCACCAGCGCGTCGGAGCCGGCCGGGTCGACGCCGAGCCGGCCCAGCCGCTCCCGGACGGCGAGCACCAGCAGCCGCTCGGCCATCGGGGACCGGCAGATGTTGCCCATGCAGACGTGCAGCACGGTGAACGGCGGCACTCAGACCCCCCGCTCGTCGAGGATGTCCGGCACCACGTCGCGCAGCTTCTCCAGCGTCACCGCGCCCTGGCGCAGCACCCGGGGCACCTCGCCGGTGAGGTCGACGATGGTGCTCGGCACCGGGTCCAGTGCCGGGCCGGCCTCCAGGTAGGCGCGGACGCCGTAGCCCAGCTGGTCGCGGGCCTCCTCGGCGGTGAGCGCGGCGGGCTGGCCGACCTTGTTGGCCGAGGCCACCGCCATCGGCCCGGTCTCCCGCAGCACCTCCAGCGCCACCGGGTGCAGCGGCATCCGCACCGCCACCGTGCCGCTGGAGTCGCCCAGGTCCCAGGCCAGGCTCGGGGAGTGCTCGACCACGATGGTCAGCGCGCCCGGCCAGAATGCCTCGACCAGCTCACGGGCCGAACGGGGCAGCGAGAAGACCAGGCCGTCGAGGGTGTGCCGGGAACCGATCAGCACCGGCGGCGCCTGCCGGGTGCCGCCCTTGGCGTCCGCGAGGGCCTTCACGGCGTACGGGGTGAAGGCGTCGGCGCCGATGCCGTAGACCGTGTCGGTCGGCAGGACGACGAGCTCCCCGTTCTTGACCGCCTCGATGGCCGCCTCGATGCCGCGGTCCCGGTCGGCGGGCGACCGACAGTCGTAGAGCATCACGAGGAGCCAGTCTGCCACGCCGGGGCGGGGTCGGCGTGCTGGCCGTCCGCCCGGCGGGACGCGGTCGCGTACCGGGGCCGCCCGACGAGGTCGGCGTGCTCCTCGACCCGCTCGTAGCGGCCGTCTCCGGCGAGCAGCGCGGGCACCGCCGTGGCATGGGTGTCGTCGTGCTCGACGCCGAGCACGCCGCCGGGGCGCAGCAGCACGGCGGCCCGGCCCACCACCGGGCGGATGACGTCCAGCCCGTCCGCACCGCCGAACACCGCCTCGTCCGGGTCGTGGCGGGCCACCTCGGGCGGCACCGCCACCGACCGGGGCACGTACGGCGGGTTGCACAGCAGCACGTCGACCCGGCCCACCAGGTCGGCGAGGAGCCCCGGGTCGGTGACGTCGGCGGCGACCACCTCGATCGGCCGGTCCCCGGCGGCGGCCCGCTCGGCGGCGTTGCGGCGCAGCCAGTCCAGCGCCGCCGGGGACCGCTCCACGGCCACGACCCGGGCCGCCGGCACCTCCTGGGCGACCGCCAGGGCGATGGCGCCGGACCCGCTGCACAGGTCGACGACCAGCGGCGTATCCCGCCGGCCCGCCTGCGCGATCCCCCAGCCGGCGAGCAGTTCGGTCTCCGGCCGGGGCACGAAGACGCCCGGGCCGACCGCCAGCTCCAGGTGGCGGAAGCCGGCGGCGCCGGTGAGGTGCTGGAGCGGTTCCCGGGCCGCCCGCCGGTCGACCAGCGTGTCGAGGCGGTCCCGTTGCGCCGCGGTGAACCCGTCGGCCAGCGCCAGCCGGCCGCGCGGCACGTCCAGCACGTACGCGGCCAGCTGCTCCGCCTCGGCGCGGGCCGCCTCGACGCCCGCCGCGGCCAGGGCCCGGGCCGCCCGGGCGACCACCAGTGAGGGGCGCTCGCGTTCTGACCCTTCGGACGGGTGTTGCGGGAGAGAGGTCACGACATAATCATGAAGCGTCGCGCGGCACCTCACGAGCGGGTGCGTCCGGGCGCACACCGACAGGAGGTCACGAGTGGGCTGGCTCGACCGGGTCGAGGACCAGGTTGACGCCCTCCGGCGCGCCCGGGCGTTGCAGGAGGTCAGCCGCTCGGCGGAGGCGTGCGCGCTGCTGGACCGGGTCATCCGCACGACCGACGACCCGTGCACGCGGGCGGACGCCCTGGTGCAGCGCCTCTCCGCGCTGATCAATCTCGGTCGGACGGCCGAGTTCACGCGGGCCATCGAGGAGGCCTCCGCCGCCGTCCGGGACCTCGCCGAGCCCTACCTGCACGGGCACCTCAACGCGCTCGCCGCGCTCGCCGCGCACCACCAGGGCGCGCTGGACCGCTGCGTCAGCCACCTGGTCCGGGCCGCCCGCGCGCTGGGCGCCGACGACGACCCGGACCGGGACACCGCCTGGGGCTGGCACGACCTCGCCATGGCCTACTCCTACCTGAGCTTCCACGGGCACGCGCTCGGCGCGATCGAGCGGGCCCGCCAGGTGGGCCTCACCGCCGGCATTCCGGAGGAGACCTTCGCCGCGCCCGGCATCCGGCTGCGCAACGCGGTGGCGCTGGACCACAACGGCGACAGCGACGGCTGCCTCCGGGTGCTCCGCGACGTGGCCGGCGACCTGGCGCGGTTCCTGCGCGCCGGGCGGGCCGGCAGCCTGCGGCCGAGCAGCCTCGCGGCCTACGGCTACGCGGCGGCCCGGCGGGCCGCGCTCGGCGACCGGGTGGAGGCCGGCGGGGACGCCGACCCGGCCCGGCTCATCGGGCACGGCGGGGACAGCGCCCGCGCCCGGGACCTGCGCCAGCTCGGTCAGGTCTGCCTGGCCGTCGCCGAGGGCCGCCCGATCGAGGCGGTCACCCGGCTGGACACGATCCAGGTCTCGGACGAGACGCTGGGCGCCGCCGAGGCGCCCCGCCTGCGCAGCATCGCGCTGGCCCGGGCCGGTGACCACGCCGCCGCGCACCGGGCCGACCGGCACGCGTTCCGGCTGGCCGCGCAGCGCAGCGACCGGCTGCGGGACGTCTACATCGACGGCATCGCCGCCCGGATCGACCACGAGGAGATGCGCCGCGAGGCCGCCCGGTACGAGGGTGAGGCGCTCACCGACCCGCTCACCGGGCTGCCGAACCGGCGGCGGCTGGAGCGGTACATCGGCGCCGTGGTGGCCCGGGGCGAGCGGGTCGTGATCGGCGTCTGCGACCTCGACGGGTTCAAGGCGGTCAACACGCGGCACGGGCACCACTCCGGCGACCTGGTGCTGCAACGCATCGCCGGGGTGATCAACCGGGTGATGCGGCGGGGCGACTTCGTGTCCCGCTACGGCGGGGACGAGTTCGTCGTGGTGCTGCCGGAGACCGGCATGGCCGAGGCGGTCGAGGTGGCTCGACGGATCCAGGCGGCCGTGCACACCGAGGACTGGGAGTCGCTGGTCCCCGGCACCCCGGTCGGCGTGAGCATCGGCTTCGCCGAGGTCGACGGCGCCAGCGGGGTGAGCGTCCGGGAGGCGCTGGGCGCCGCGTTCGAGCTGGCCGACCGGGAGATGCTGCGCGCCAAGGACCGCCTCCGCGCCTCCTGAGCGCGGGGCCGGGTCAGCGGCGGGCCAGCTCGGTCTCGCCGGCCAGCCGGGCGGCGCGGTCGGCCTCGCCCAGGGCGTCGAGCACCCCGTCCAGCTCGCCGCCCAGCGCCAGGTCGAGGTTGTAGGCGGTGTAGCCGATCCGGTGGTCGGTGATCCGGTTCTGCGGGAAGTTGTAGGTGCGGATCCGCTCCGACCGGTCCACGGTGCGCACCTGCGCCTTGCGGGCGTCCGAGGCGGCCGCGTCGGCCTGCTCCTGGGCGGCGGCGAGCAGCCGGGCCCGCAGGATGCGCATGGCCTGCTCCCGGTTCTGCAGCTGCGACTTCTCGTTCTGGCAGGAGACCACGATGCCGGTCGGCACGTGGGTGATCCGGACCGCCGAGTCGGTGGTGTTGACCGACTGGCCGCCGGGCCCGGACGAGCGGAACACGTCGATCCGCAGGTCGTTCGGGTCGATGGTGACGTCCACGTCCTCGGCCTCCGGCAGCACCAGTACGCCGGCCGCGCTGGTGTGGATCCGGCCCTGCGACTCGGTCACCGGGACGCGCTGCACCCGGTGCACGCCGCCCTCCCACTTGAGCCGGGACCAGACCCCGTTGCCGCCCTCCGGCACGCCCTTGGTCTTGATCGCCAGGGAGACGTCCTTGACCCCGCCGAGGTCGGAGTCCTGCGCGTCGATCACCTCGGTGACCCACCCGCGCCGCTCGGCGTAGCGGGTGTACATGCGCAGCAGATCGCCGGCGAACAGCGCCGACTCCTCGCCGCCCTCGCCGGCCTTGATCTCGACGATCACGTCCTTGGCGTCGTGCGGGTCGCGCGGGATGAGCAGCTCCGCCAGCCGCTCCTCCAGCGCCGGCAGGGACGCCGCGATCGCCTCGGCCTCGGCGGCGAAGGCCGGGTCCTCGGCGGCCAGCTCGCGGGCGGCGGCCAGGTCGGCCCGGGCCTGCTCCAGCTCACCGGCGGCCTTGTGCAGCGGGACCAGCTCCGCGTAGCGCCGGCCGACCCGCCGGGCGGTGCCCTGGTCGGCGTGGATCGCGGGGTCGGCCAGGCGCTGCTCCAGCTCGGCGTACTCGCCGAGGAGGGCGGCCAGGCGCTCACTGCTCATGCTGCGGAATGCTCCTTCGGCGACGACCCGGCAAGCGGGGCGGAAACGGGCACGAACGGACGAACGCCCGTGCCCGGCACGGAGCCGGACACGGGCGTCGTCGACGGAGCTACTTGGCCTTCTTGGCCTGAACCTTGGCGTACTTCTGCTGGAACTTCGCGACCCGGCCGGCGGTGTCCAGCACGCGCTGCTTGCCCGTGTAGAACGGGTGGCAGGCGCTGCAGGTCTCGACGCTGATCGAACCGCCCTTGGCGGTGCTGCGGGTCGTGAACGTGTTGCCGCAGGAGCAGCGGACCTCGGTGGTCACGTACTCCGGGTGGATGTTGGGCTTCATGTCGCCTCGGTCCTTTCGTCGGTGGTCGCCGGGTCGCCGTCGTGCTCCCCGTCGTCACGACGGGCTCGGGCGTGAACCGGAACCGGTGGCCGATTGACCAGTGTGCCATGGGCTTCCGCCGGCCCGTCGAGCGGGCCGCACACCAGGTCCGGCAGAGGTAACGCACACCTCCCCGTAGGCATTCCCGCCCGTTCCGGGGGCATTCGTGGAGGCGGGGACAGGGACGAACGGGAGGTACGGGATGTTCCGGCTGATCGCCACCCGCGGGCTGCCCGCCTCCGGCAAGACCACCTTCGCCCGCCGGCTCCAGCCCGGCGTGGTCCGGATCAACCGGGACGACCTGCGCCGGATGATGCACGGCGAGCGGCTCTTCACCCAGTGGGCGGAGGGGCAGGTCACCCGCGTGCAACGGGCCCAGGTGGAGGCGCTGCTGGCGGCCCGGGTGAGCGTCTGCGTGGACGACACCAACCTGCGCTCGCGCACCCTGCGGGACTGGGCCGAGCTGGCCGCCCGGTACGGCGCGGCGTTCGAGGTGCACGACTTCACCGACGTCCCGCTCGACGAGTGCCTGCGCCGGGACGCGGCACGCCCCGAGGTGGACCGGGTCGGCGAGGCGGCGATCCGCCGGCTGCACGAGCGCTACCTGGCGAACCGCCCGCTGCCCCTGCCCGTGCCGACCGCCCGGACCGGCGGCCCGGCCCGGGTGGCGCGGGAGGGCGCCGAACGCCCCGACATCGTGCTGGTCGACATCGACGGCACCGTGGCGTTGACCGTGTCCCGCAGCCCGTACGACATGACCCGGGTCGGCGAGGACGCGCCCAACGAGGCGGTCATCGCGGCGGTGCGGGCCATGCACGCCGCCGGGCACGGGGTCGTCTTCTGCTCCGGCCGGGACGCCACGGCCCGCGCCGACACCGAGGCGTGGCTGGCCCGGCACGTCCGGGTGCCCTACCTGGCGCTGCACCTGCGGGCCGTCGGCGACCACCGCAAGGACGCCGTGGTGAAGCAGGAGATCTACGAGCGGGAGATCCGGGACCGCTACCGGGTCGTCGGGGTCTTCGACGACCGGCAGCAGGTGGTCCGGATGTGGCGCTCGCTCGGCCTGACCGTCTTCCAGGTCGCCGAGGGCGACTTCTGACGCCGCGACCGCCGGCGGGCTCCTCCCCCAGGTCGAGGAGCCCGCCGGCGGGCGGCCGGCCCGGCGGCGCGGACCACCGCGGGGCCGGTCAGGCGGCGGGCGCCTCCGCCGCCGCGGTGGTCACCGTCGCCTCGGCGCGTACGCCGTTGACGGTGACCGCGAGGAGCACCTGCGCGCCGGGGCGCAGCGCGGTCAGCCGGCCGGTCGCCGGGTCGAACCGGGCCACGTGCCAGGGCTTCACCCCGTCGGCGGCGCCGATGTGCAGGTTCGGCGAGCCGGACCAGTCGGCGCTGACCGGGGCGGCCACCGGGACGGTACGGCCACCGGGCTGGGTGACCGTGGCCGTGACGGCGGCCGGGGCGCCGACCGCGACCTGCGCCGGTGCGGCCAGGGCGAGGCGGTCGACGTGGGCGTGGAACTCCGCCGCGACCCAGGCCGGACCCTCGGCGAGCGGGTCCCGGCGAGCCTGTTCCGCCTTCTGCGGGGTCACCGGGTCGACGCCGAACTCGGTCCAGCCCGTGAACCCGCCGAGCTGGGGCGGGGTGGACGGGTCCTTGCCCGAGTTGCCGTTGATCACGTACGGCACGCCGTCCACCCGGTCGGCGTGGAACGTGCCCACGTGTCCGTTGATCATCAGCGCGCCCTTGCCGGTGCGGTGCTGGAAGTCGGCCAGCCACTGCTCCACGAGGGCGGCCTCCTTCCGGTCGCCGAGCTGGCTGGCCTTGGCCGGGCTGGGATCGCGGGGCGGGTGGTGGAAGAGCACGGTGACCGAACCGACCGCCGGGTCGGCGGCCGCCGCGTCGAGGGTCTTCCGCAGCAGCTCCACCTGGTCGAACCCGCCGCCGCGCAGCGAGCCGGTGGCCGTGCTCAGGGTGAGGAAGCGGGTGCCCTCGTGGTCGAAGACCCGCGACGTGGCACCGAACACGCTGCGGAAGTTGTCGATCGGGGCGCCCATGATCTCGTGGTTGCCCGGCACGTAGTAGTAGGGCAGCTCGCCGCCCAGTTCCTCGTCCAGGATCCGCTTGGCCAGCGCGAAGTCCGCCGGGTAGGCGGTGTCCACGAAGTCCCCGTCGATGACCAGGAAGTCGGGCTTCGCCGCGCGGATCTCGCGGAGCGTGCGGCGGGCCTGGGCGACCAGGTCGCTGTCCGGGTTGGCCGCCACGAACTGGGCGTCGGACATGACGGCGAAGCGCCAGGGCGCACCGTCCACGGTGCCGTCCCGCAGCACCACCCCGTCGGTGAGGTTCGGCTCCTCCGGCGCCTGCACCGTCGAGGGCACCCGGGCCACGAGGTCGTCGATGACCACTTCGCTCTTGTACTGCTTCGCCGGGTCGGTCTCGGCCACGTAGAACCGGCGCACCCGCACCGGGTACTGGACGCCCGGCGGCACGGTGAACTCGACGTACCGCCAGCCGGTCCAGGTCAGGTAGGGGCCGCGCAGCACGAACTGCGTGTCCTGCGCGTCGTGCAGGTGCAGGCTCGGCCACTCGCCGGTGCCGTTGGCCTTGATCCACATGCCGAACGCCTGCGGCTGGCCGGGCACCTCGATCCAGGCCGGCGGGTCCGCGTACGCGGCGCGGGTGCCGGTGGACTGGTCGAAGTTGTACGACATCTTCAGGCCGGTGCCGGTGTGCCCCGCGGCCGGGGCGACCGACCCGCTGGCCCGCGCCTGGCTGAACTTCCAGGAGGCGGCGTCGTCGAACCCGGCGACCGGCACGTCGGTGAGCCCGACGGTCACCGGGAGCACCGTGGTCTTCGCGCCGACCCGCACGGTGACCAGCGCGGAGCCGTCACCGAGCGCCTTGACCGCGAGGTTGCCGTCGGCGGTGGGAGTGACGTCGAGCAGGTCGTGGTCGTACTCCAGCTTCAGGTCGGCCGGCTCGACCGGCGCGGTGTTGCCTTCCGCGTCGTAGCCGACCACGCCGAACAGGCCGGTGTCGCCCTGCTGGTTGAGGCCGAGACGATCCACTGTGGAGTCGACGCGCTGCAGCGGGCCGAGCACGGTCAGGTCGAGCGTGCCCCGTGCCTCGCCGCGCCAGGCCGTGACCGTGCTGCGCCCGGGCTTGCCGGCCCGGAACACCCCGTCGTCCACGGTGCCCTGCGCGGCCGGGTTGGCCCGCCACTGCGGCGCGCCGGCGGCCGGCCCGTACGTCTCGTCGTAGCCCGCCGCGGTGAGCCGGCGGGTGAGGCCGGGGAAGACCCGGTCCGGGCGGCCGCCGCGGATCGGGGCGACACCCGGCGCGGCGGTCGGGTCGCTCGCGGTCTCCAGCCAGTAGCCGGTGAGCCGGCCGCTGCCCTGCGGCGCGTAGAGGGCCAGGCCGTTCGGCACCGGCCGCTCGCTGCCGTCCGAGGGGCTGTTCTCCACCTGGACCGCCGCCGCGCCCGGCTCCCGGGCCAGCAGGGTGGAGGAGCCGCCGCCGTCGAGGTTGAGCGCGCTCCACGCGCCCAGCTCGACCATCATCCGGCCCATCTCGGTCTGGGTGACGCCCCGGCTGTCCACCTGCCGGCCGTCCACGGTCAGCAGGATCATCCGGCGGCCGTCGGCCGAGAAGCCGACCGAGGTGCGCGGTGCGAGGCTCTGGTCGGCGATGGTCTGCACCACGCCATCGCGGACCAGCACGCTGCCGCCGCCGACCGCGGCGCGCGGGCTGCTCCCGTCGGACGCCTTCGGCCGCCAGGTCAGGTCGACCGGGTCGCCCGGGCGCAGCGCGGCGAGCGCGTCGGCGCCTGCCTCGCGGCCGAGCACCACGGTGGTCCCGGCCGGGATCGGGCCCTCCCCCGCCGTGGTGGCCACGGTCGCGACCCGGCCGCCGGTCGCCGTCACCTCGACGACCCGCGCGGCGCCCTCGACGGCCCGCTTGCGGGTGTACGAGCCCCAGAGCGGGGTGAAGACGCCCACGCCGCCCGGCTGCACCATGTTGTTGAACTGGGTCAGCGGCACCGGCCCGGCGGGCAGGGTCGCGGTGCCCTCGAAGCCGACCTGGACGACCCGGCCGATCCCCTCGGCGCTGATCGCGGCGGCGTTGGTGTGCCCGGCGACCGGCGACTGGACGAGCTCACCGGAGCGGATGCCGATGCCCTGCGCCGCGCCGGAGGCGTTGATGTCGAAGAAGTCGCCGTTGACCGCGGCCACCGCCCGGGAGCGGTCCACCGCCGTGCGCAGCGGCTCGTCGCGGGTGACGGCGCCGGAGTTGACGTAGTCGACGGTGACGTCGCCGGAGAGGTCGGCGGTAAGGGCGTCGGCCCGCAGCCAGCCCTCGGCGTCGTACCGGTCGAAGGAGGTCAGGTCGAGTCCGGGGGCGACCGGACGGGTGGTCTTCGCGGTCTCCAGGCCGCCGGCCGGCTCCACACCGGAATCGGCGGCGAGGGCGACCGCGGAATCGGGACGGGAGGAGGCGGCGGGCGCGTCCTCGGCGGGGGTGTGCGGCTGGGCCACGGCCGCCGCCGCGCCGGGCGGAGCCGGTGCGGCGACGGTGAGCAGCGGCGTCAGCAGCAGGACGCCGGCGAGACGGGCGGATCGACTGCGGATTCGCATGGACCACAGTCAACCCGAGACTGAACAGAAGTTTCAATACCCTCCGGCTTAACCGAAGAAAAACTTCACGGCTCCCCGCCCGGGTACGCGAAGAGGGGCACGGCCCGCAGGCCGTGCCCCTCTCTCGGAACTCCTCAGATCACTCGCCCGGGGTGGACTTCGCGATCTGCATCAGGAACTCGATGTTCGTGCGGGACTGCTTGAGCCGGTCCAGCAGGAGGTCGAGCGCCGCCTGCGAGTCCAGCGAGTGCAGCACCTTGCGGAGCTTGTGGACGATCGCCAGCTCCTCCGGCGCGAGCAGGACCTCCTCCTTGCGGGTACCGGAGGGGTTGATGTCGATCGCCGGGAAGACCCGCTTGTCGGCGATCTTCCGGTCCAGCTTCAGCTCGGCGTTGCCGGTGCCCTTGAACTCCTCGAAGATGACCGTGTCGGCCATCGAGCCGGTCTCCACCAGCGCCGTCGCGAGGATGGTCAGCGAGCCGCCGTTCTCGATGTTCCGCGCCGCGCCCAGGAAGCGCTTCGGCGGGTAGAGCGCGGTGGAGTCGATACCACCCGACATGATCCGGCCGCTGGCCGGCGCCGCCAGGTTGTACGACCGGCCGAGGCGGGTCACCGAGTCGAGCAGCACGACCACGTCGTGGCCCAGCTCGACCAGGCGCTTCGCCCGCTCGATCGCCAGCTCCGCGACCGTGGTGTGGTCCTGCGGCGGACGGTCGAACGTGGCCGCGATGACCTCGCCCTTCACCGACCGCTGCATGTCGGTGACCTCTTCCGGCCGCTCGTCGACCAGCACCACCATGAGGTGGCACTCCGGGTTGTTGCGGGTGATCGCGTTCGCGATCGCCTGCAGCACCATCGTCTTACCCGCCTTCGGCGGCGAGACGATCAGCGCCCGCTGGCCCTTGCCGATCGGCATCACCAGGTCGATGACCCGGGTGGTCAGCACGTTCGGCTCGGTCTCCAGCCGCAGCCGCTCCTGCGGGTACAGCGGAGTGAGCTTGTAGAACTCCGGCCGGCGCTTCGCCTCGTCCGGCTCCATCCCGTTGATGGTGTCGAGCCGGACCAGCGGGTTGTACTTGTCCCGCCGCTGCTCGCTGCCACCGTCGCGGGCGGCCCGGACCGCACCGGTGATCGCGTCACCGCGGCGCAGGCCGTACTTCTTGATCTGGGACATCGAGACGTACACGTCGTTCGGGCCGGCCAGGTAGCCGGTGGTCCGGACGAAGGCGTAGTTGTCGAGCACGTCGATGATGCCGGCCACCGGGACGAGCACGTCGTCCTCGCCGACCTGCGGCTCGCGGCCGCCACCGTCGCCGCCCTCGGCACGCTCGCCACGGCCACGCCGGCGGTCCCGGAACCGGCTGCGCCGGCCGCGCCGGCCGCCGCCCTCGCCGTCGTCGTCACCGTCGTCGTTGCGCTCGGCGCGCTGACCCCGGTCGTTGCGGTCGCCGCGGTCGTTGCGGTCACCCCGGTCGTTGCGCTCGTTGCGCTCGCCCCGGTCACCGCGCTCGGCCCGCTCGTTGCGCTCGCCGCGCTCGCCGCGGTCGGTGCGCTCGCCGCGGTCG is from Micromonospora terminaliae and encodes:
- the rho gene encoding transcription termination factor Rho, translated to MSDTTDVTSDVSNVAGDATTAAPTRRRRSGTGLSAMLLPELQSLAASLGISGTARMRKGELISAITERQGGAAAGTPRPRAEVAAAAAPAREEVHAEVREERADSERGQAPAAEATEGRTRSRRSRAAATTAEARPAETRAEEAPAETGERAERGGDRAERGERAERGERAEGRGRERGGERADRGERAERTERGERTERGERTDRGERTDRGERGERNERAERGDRGERNERNDRGDRNDRGDRNDRGQRAERNDDGDDDGEGGGRRGRRSRFRDRRRGRGERAEGGDGGGREPQVGEDDVLVPVAGIIDVLDNYAFVRTTGYLAGPNDVYVSMSQIKKYGLRRGDAITGAVRAARDGGSEQRRDKYNPLVRLDTINGMEPDEAKRRPEFYKLTPLYPQERLRLETEPNVLTTRVIDLVMPIGKGQRALIVSPPKAGKTMVLQAIANAITRNNPECHLMVVLVDERPEEVTDMQRSVKGEVIAATFDRPPQDHTTVAELAIERAKRLVELGHDVVVLLDSVTRLGRSYNLAAPASGRIMSGGIDSTALYPPKRFLGAARNIENGGSLTILATALVETGSMADTVIFEEFKGTGNAELKLDRKIADKRVFPAIDINPSGTRKEEVLLAPEELAIVHKLRKVLHSLDSQAALDLLLDRLKQSRTNIEFLMQIAKSTPGE
- a CDS encoding phosphodiester glycosidase family protein translates to MRIRSRSARLAGVLLLTPLLTVAAPAPPGAAAAVAQPHTPAEDAPAASSRPDSAVALAADSGVEPAGGLETAKTTRPVAPGLDLTSFDRYDAEGWLRADALTADLSGDVTVDYVNSGAVTRDEPLRTAVDRSRAVAAVNGDFFDINASGAAQGIGIRSGELVQSPVAGHTNAAAISAEGIGRVVQVGFEGTATLPAGPVPLTQFNNMVQPGGVGVFTPLWGSYTRKRAVEGAARVVEVTATGGRVATVATTAGEGPIPAGTTVVLGREAGADALAALRPGDPVDLTWRPKASDGSSPRAAVGGGSVLVRDGVVQTIADQSLAPRTSVGFSADGRRMILLTVDGRQVDSRGVTQTEMGRMMVELGAWSALNLDGGGSSTLLAREPGAAAVQVENSPSDGSERPVPNGLALYAPQGSGRLTGYWLETASDPTAAPGVAPIRGGRPDRVFPGLTRRLTAAGYDETYGPAAGAPQWRANPAAQGTVDDGVFRAGKPGRSTVTAWRGEARGTLDLTVLGPLQRVDSTVDRLGLNQQGDTGLFGVVGYDAEGNTAPVEPADLKLEYDHDLLDVTPTADGNLAVKALGDGSALVTVRVGAKTTVLPVTVGLTDVPVAGFDDAASWKFSQARASGSVAPAAGHTGTGLKMSYNFDQSTGTRAAYADPPAWIEVPGQPQAFGMWIKANGTGEWPSLHLHDAQDTQFVLRGPYLTWTGWRYVEFTVPPGVQYPVRVRRFYVAETDPAKQYKSEVVIDDLVARVPSTVQAPEEPNLTDGVVLRDGTVDGAPWRFAVMSDAQFVAANPDSDLVAQARRTLREIRAAKPDFLVIDGDFVDTAYPADFALAKRILDEELGGELPYYYVPGNHEIMGAPIDNFRSVFGATSRVFDHEGTRFLTLSTATGSLRGGGFDQVELLRKTLDAAAADPAVGSVTVLFHHPPRDPSPAKASQLGDRKEAALVEQWLADFQHRTGKGALMINGHVGTFHADRVDGVPYVINGNSGKDPSTPPQLGGFTGWTEFGVDPVTPQKAEQARRDPLAEGPAWVAAEFHAHVDRLALAAPAQVAVGAPAAVTATVTQPGGRTVPVAAPVSADWSGSPNLHIGAADGVKPWHVARFDPATGRLTALRPGAQVLLAVTVNGVRAEATVTTAAAEAPAA